One region of Primulina tabacum isolate GXHZ01 chromosome 1, ASM2559414v2, whole genome shotgun sequence genomic DNA includes:
- the LOC142554234 gene encoding uncharacterized protein LOC142554234 has product MLLHHLHHGRHSIKSLFFVLREDGTGIGPALPSGALALALASLVYGIAIRHHVHGRYNLLGRQWVGGGFLIIKPFENTKKYWEVVGTNLSIVYHACINVSTAHEMDQNECGEGNLDRDIFRCYEKKIDYLTEHDLRTRLNFNTINYDFWERNDQIYTYCDYQRPGGEQGLKQLHFRDGEVYLYVGLQCEFISVVLTLLS; this is encoded by the exons atgttattgcaTCATTTGCATCATG GTCGCCACTCAATAAAATCACTCTTTTTTGTTTTGAGGGAAGATGGTACGGGGATTGGCCCGGCTCTTCCCTCGGGTGCTCTCGCTCTCGCTCTCGCCTCTTTGGTGTATGGTATTGCGATTCGTCATCATGTTCACGGTCGGTATAATCTGCTCGGTCGTCAATGGGTGGGTGGTGGTTTTTTAATTATCAAGCCATTTGAAAATACGAAAAAATACTGGGAAGTCGTGGGCACGAACTTATCAATCGTTTATCATGCATGCATCAATGTATCAACGGCTCACGAG ATGGACCAAAATGAATGCGGAGAAGGTAATTTGGAC AGGGATATATTCAGATGTTATGAAAAAAAGATCGATTACCTTACAGAGCATGATTTGCGCACGAG ATTAAATTTCAATACCATCAATTACGAtttttgggaaagaaatgaTCAGATATATACTTACTGTGATTATCAACGT CCAGGAGGAGAGCAAGGTCTGAAGCAGTTGCATTTCAGGGATGGAGAAGTTTACCTTTACGTTGGACTGCAATGTGAATTTATTTCCGTCGTGCTAACTTTGCTCTCTTGA